A DNA window from Prosthecobacter debontii contains the following coding sequences:
- a CDS encoding FkbM family methyltransferase, translating into MPANIKLFDSSFLGKLAFEVELELIDIGSRGGLLEDFLPVAPFTNAIGFEPDTPECDRLNLVAKSNRDGWKSERHFPVALGETEGSIDLHLASQPGCSSTLSPNMELLTELGRDHDFRIVNSFSMQVEPLDAFCQKQQLQDADFLKVDVQGGELAILRGASKMVSEWLLGIRAEVEFAQLYHNQPQFSEMELHLRQHGFITADWIFQRYWRSAQTAEHEAYTSQQIPYSRGRIVHSDVLFLRDHRWIVQHLENPEKKLARLALIALLYHQVDYALCVLKCIKKGPIGDLVNSVDLNRELDIASKALYRLHFRKKLKTLVRDLRETAIGLFR; encoded by the coding sequence ATGCCAGCGAACATCAAACTTTTCGACTCCTCCTTTTTAGGAAAACTGGCTTTTGAAGTCGAACTCGAACTCATTGACATTGGTTCCCGTGGCGGGCTCCTGGAAGATTTTTTACCCGTCGCTCCGTTCACAAACGCAATCGGGTTTGAGCCCGACACCCCCGAATGTGATCGCTTAAACTTAGTGGCCAAAAGCAATCGCGACGGATGGAAAAGCGAACGTCACTTCCCCGTCGCACTAGGAGAGACCGAGGGCAGCATTGATTTGCATTTGGCCAGCCAGCCAGGATGCTCGTCAACATTGTCGCCCAACATGGAGTTGCTAACTGAGTTAGGGCGGGATCATGACTTCCGCATCGTCAATTCGTTCTCCATGCAGGTAGAACCACTGGATGCTTTTTGCCAAAAGCAACAACTCCAAGATGCAGACTTCCTCAAAGTGGACGTTCAAGGCGGCGAGCTCGCGATCTTAAGAGGGGCCTCAAAAATGGTCAGTGAATGGTTGCTGGGGATTCGGGCCGAAGTCGAATTCGCGCAGCTTTATCACAATCAGCCTCAGTTCAGTGAGATGGAACTGCATCTTCGCCAACACGGATTCATCACTGCCGATTGGATCTTCCAACGTTATTGGAGATCTGCTCAAACCGCAGAGCATGAAGCGTACACTTCCCAGCAGATTCCCTACTCACGAGGAAGAATCGTTCACTCGGATGTCTTGTTTCTGAGAGATCATCGCTGGATCGTTCAACATCTCGAGAACCCCGAGAAAAAGCTCGCACGCCTTGCCCTCATCGCACTACTTTATCATCAGGTGGACTATGCACTCTGTGTTTTGAAATGCATCAAAAAGGGACCCATTGGAGATCTAGTGAACTCGGTGGACCTCAATCGCGAGTTAGACATAGCTTCCAAAGCTCTCTACCGACTTCACTTCCGCAAGAAGCTGAAAACATTGGTCCGGGATTTGCGCGAAACCGCTATTGGTCTTTTCAGGTGA
- a CDS encoding lipopolysaccharide biosynthesis protein gives MLLDHFFKMAAIFLVTPWMAGGLGKEQYGLWLLAMSLVGYLALIDFGITLAGSRYLARYLGAGNENRLQGTISALRKIYRKLGLACLLGVLLLTAGCLWFFRAEAWKEDLISIVVTLGLGTSVRIWCRLPAALLRGHLAYTSLVWASIARTLVQAVGAWSVLHAGAGFLALTLMYLAGDLLELALQRFSARRYYPSQRGLTPDEHKDESAEIFRYALQSLSGALATTLRGQVPPLGIAWALGVGTIPIYSIAMRLVGVVEDSLGALFGGQWLSAFSRMEGGENALLERRKWIQRLLRYAASLASAAIVGLLILGRPFLELWLGPAFVESHQLLHILAVPTVIYLAQWPARALIASSAELGAFTRWCFVGAAVVAAGSFVLPFWWGIAGVMWLIAIHHILIFGVLLSYYVGRIVQISPLTYWLPAVRIGLVMAFCAWGYSQLASPLLVPNYWKLFQAGVGLGVVCLVVIGVVGLNREERHGIWGIVKKRLGRR, from the coding sequence ATGCTGCTGGATCATTTCTTCAAAATGGCGGCCATTTTTTTGGTGACGCCTTGGATGGCTGGTGGTCTCGGCAAAGAGCAATACGGACTCTGGCTTTTGGCGATGAGTCTCGTCGGTTATCTGGCCTTGATTGATTTTGGCATCACTTTGGCTGGATCAAGGTATTTGGCCCGTTATTTGGGTGCCGGGAATGAAAATCGATTGCAGGGCACGATTTCGGCTCTTCGCAAAATTTATCGGAAACTCGGTTTGGCCTGCCTGCTGGGTGTCCTGTTATTGACCGCAGGCTGCCTTTGGTTTTTTAGGGCTGAAGCTTGGAAGGAGGATTTGATTAGCATCGTGGTGACTTTGGGCCTCGGCACCTCGGTCAGAATCTGGTGCCGACTACCCGCAGCTTTGCTGCGGGGGCACTTAGCTTACACATCATTGGTTTGGGCCTCGATTGCGCGCACTTTGGTTCAAGCCGTTGGTGCTTGGTCGGTTCTTCACGCAGGTGCGGGTTTCCTAGCGCTGACGCTCATGTATTTGGCCGGAGATCTTTTGGAGTTGGCTTTGCAGCGGTTTTCTGCGCGGAGGTATTATCCAAGTCAAAGAGGGCTCACGCCGGACGAGCACAAGGACGAAAGTGCAGAGATTTTCCGCTATGCATTGCAATCTTTGAGCGGAGCTCTCGCCACGACTTTGCGGGGGCAGGTGCCGCCGCTTGGCATTGCTTGGGCGCTAGGGGTCGGAACAATCCCCATTTATTCAATCGCCATGCGCCTCGTTGGTGTGGTTGAAGATAGTTTGGGCGCGCTTTTTGGCGGACAATGGTTGTCGGCCTTCAGTCGAATGGAAGGCGGCGAAAACGCCTTACTAGAGCGTCGAAAGTGGATTCAACGGCTTTTGCGTTACGCTGCCAGCTTGGCTTCTGCTGCCATCGTGGGGTTGTTGATTTTAGGCCGCCCGTTTCTTGAGCTGTGGCTTGGGCCTGCTTTCGTCGAGAGCCATCAGCTGCTGCATATTTTAGCCGTGCCGACGGTGATCTATTTAGCTCAGTGGCCGGCTAGAGCTCTCATCGCCAGCTCAGCGGAGTTAGGTGCCTTCACGCGGTGGTGCTTTGTGGGTGCAGCGGTTGTTGCGGCGGGCAGTTTCGTGTTGCCCTTTTGGTGGGGAATCGCAGGAGTCATGTGGCTGATCGCGATTCATCACATCCTCATTTTTGGCGTTCTCTTGAGTTACTATGTCGGTCGTATTGTCCAGATATCACCGCTGACCTACTGGCTGCCCGCCGTGAGAATTGGGCTTGTGATGGCTTTTTGCGCTTGGGGTTACAGTCAGTTGGCCTCACCATTACTCGTGCCAAATTATTGGAAGCTTTTTCAGGCGGGCGTAGGGTTGGGGGTGGTTTGTTTGGTGGTGATTGGAGTTGTTGGTTTAAATCGTGAGGAGCGACATGGCATCTGGGGCATCGTCAAAAAGAGATTGGGACGGAGATAG
- the ruvB gene encoding Holliday junction branch migration DNA helicase RuvB, giving the protein MSPTLNEADSPFDLALRPADFEEFHGQTKVKENLLVMVEAAKMRNEPLDHTLLCGPPGLGKTTLANLIASAVGSRLHTTSGPQIERAGDLAGILTNLQERDILFIDEIHRLHPSIEEYLYPAIEDFRLDIIIDQGPKARTIRIDLPPFTLVGATTRAGMLTAPMRSRFGIPNRLDYYNTEELQHILLRSARLMKVEMEPAGALEVARRSRGTPRIANHLLRWVRDYAQVKSQGIITEEVASHALTMRDIDETGLDEMDKRFLETLIHKFEGGPVGLNSVAVAVGEDASTLEDVHEPYLVMQGYVKRTPRGRVAMAAAYRKLGLVPPVSGQAELF; this is encoded by the coding sequence GTGAGCCCCACTCTGAACGAAGCCGACTCTCCCTTTGATCTCGCCCTGCGGCCGGCGGATTTTGAGGAGTTTCATGGTCAGACCAAGGTGAAGGAAAACCTCCTGGTGATGGTCGAGGCGGCAAAGATGCGTAATGAGCCGCTGGATCACACGCTGTTGTGCGGCCCGCCGGGCTTGGGGAAAACGACGCTGGCCAACCTGATCGCCAGTGCGGTGGGATCACGTCTGCACACAACGAGCGGACCCCAGATCGAGCGTGCCGGAGATCTGGCGGGTATCCTGACCAATCTTCAAGAGCGCGATATCCTCTTCATTGATGAGATTCATCGCCTGCATCCCAGCATCGAGGAATATCTCTATCCAGCCATTGAGGACTTCCGCCTGGACATCATCATTGATCAAGGGCCCAAGGCCCGAACCATACGCATTGATTTGCCGCCTTTCACACTGGTCGGAGCCACCACGCGCGCGGGCATGTTGACGGCTCCCATGCGCAGCCGTTTTGGCATTCCGAATCGCCTGGATTACTACAACACCGAAGAGCTACAGCACATCCTCCTGCGCAGTGCCCGGCTGATGAAGGTGGAGATGGAGCCTGCGGGGGCTCTGGAAGTGGCACGCCGATCCCGAGGCACTCCGCGTATCGCCAATCACCTGCTGCGCTGGGTGCGGGACTATGCCCAGGTGAAGTCTCAGGGAATCATCACGGAGGAGGTGGCCAGTCATGCACTCACCATGCGGGACATCGATGAAACGGGCCTGGACGAGATGGATAAGCGCTTCCTGGAGACGCTCATTCATAAGTTCGAGGGTGGCCCAGTGGGGCTCAACAGTGTGGCCGTGGCGGTCGGAGAAGATGCCTCCACGCTTGAGGATGTACACGAGCCTTATCTTGTCATGCAAGGGTATGTGAAGCGCACGCCTCGTGGCCGTGTGGCCATGGCTGCCGCCTATCGCAAGCTGGGTCTCGTGCCGCCTGTCAGTGGTCAAGCTGAGCTGTTTTAA
- a CDS encoding glycosyltransferase family 4 protein yields MDSPSESSPTRVLLVTRNFFPELGGASERFRRYIPGLQARNVLLKVVCTTRNPDLPRGKCVEEGIEIYREFISDPNPLFADSTLNRKTLQLILNDSEKFDVVQFFGLHPSSIPFLRQLKRSRTKILQVITIIGLRHQENQGFWLKRFARKIKRRLTESFCEKIVVSSQTMAEERLQEGAVPAQIQIISNGVDLHRFSIASLEQKQERRKELGIPQDAIAVLYLGVLTPRKRVDLIIAAFLKTKAENPKAILFLVGPVDRPTMQNQEEAALQSTYYNKLLSLAGQELNRSIFFSGETKSPEAWFQAVDVFTFASVNEGLGNVLLEAMACGVPVVTTDFIGRAQELGQPTKDYLLTEETAEALSRSLSRVCSEPQLRQSLATSALAHVRQHHDLQKTLDQYADLYHRLANRD; encoded by the coding sequence ATGGATTCACCGTCTGAATCTTCTCCCACAAGGGTTCTTCTGGTGACTCGGAATTTCTTCCCTGAATTGGGTGGAGCCTCCGAACGATTCCGGCGTTACATCCCGGGTTTACAAGCACGCAATGTCCTCTTGAAAGTGGTATGCACCACGAGAAATCCTGATTTACCAAGAGGCAAATGCGTTGAAGAAGGCATTGAGATCTATCGGGAATTCATCTCCGATCCCAACCCTTTATTTGCGGACTCAACTCTCAATCGCAAGACTTTACAGTTGATTCTCAACGACAGCGAAAAATTCGATGTCGTCCAATTTTTCGGCCTCCACCCGAGTTCCATTCCTTTCCTGAGGCAGCTCAAACGCTCGCGGACTAAGATCTTGCAGGTCATTACCATCATCGGTCTCAGGCATCAAGAAAACCAGGGCTTTTGGCTCAAGCGCTTTGCCAGAAAAATCAAACGGCGACTCACGGAAAGCTTTTGCGAGAAGATTGTCGTCAGCAGTCAAACGATGGCTGAAGAACGACTTCAAGAAGGAGCTGTTCCAGCGCAAATCCAAATCATCAGCAATGGGGTTGACCTCCATCGTTTTTCCATCGCGAGTCTCGAACAAAAACAAGAACGCAGGAAGGAACTTGGCATACCTCAAGACGCCATCGCTGTTTTATACCTGGGGGTTTTAACTCCCCGCAAACGAGTCGATTTGATCATCGCGGCCTTCCTCAAAACAAAAGCCGAAAATCCAAAGGCGATTTTATTCCTCGTCGGTCCAGTTGATCGGCCTACCATGCAAAATCAAGAGGAAGCCGCCCTTCAAAGCACCTATTATAACAAACTTTTATCGCTGGCTGGGCAGGAACTTAATCGTAGCATCTTCTTTTCAGGGGAGACCAAGTCCCCAGAAGCGTGGTTTCAAGCGGTGGATGTTTTTACCTTCGCTTCTGTGAATGAAGGACTTGGAAACGTGCTGCTCGAAGCCATGGCGTGCGGAGTCCCCGTCGTCACGACAGATTTCATCGGCCGCGCCCAAGAGCTTGGACAGCCTACCAAAGACTATCTGCTAACGGAAGAAACGGCCGAAGCCTTATCCCGAAGCTTGAGTCGAGTGTGCAGCGAACCTCAACTTAGACAAAGCTTGGCGACGTCAGCACTCGCTCATGTAAGACAACATCACGATCTTCAAAAGACTCTCGACCAATACGCAGATCTTTATCATCGACTCGCAAATCGCGACTAA
- a CDS encoding DUF1501 domain-containing protein, whose protein sequence is MFPFDPTAHALSVNRRAFLSQSAYGLGGMALAGLVSQAQAGVAGAMLKPHLPVKARRVIFLCMAGGPSHLETFDWKPQLKALDGQAFPESFTKGQQLAQLQGAELKARGAFCEFKRWGQSGQEISELFPNLGGVADDLCIIRSMQTEQINHDTAHAFMNTGSIIKGRPSMGSWLLYGLGCDTSDLPGFVVLTSAGKTGQQPVSARQWSAGILPSKYQGIQFQAKGQPVHYLGSPDGVCQSTQRQVVEEIQRLNGMLAEEKLDPEIQTRIAQYEMAFKMQASVPELTDLKSEPQHILDLYGVKEPGDGSFASNCLLARRMAERGVRMIQLYHRAWDHHGGIVDGMKAAAQDVDQASAALIKDLKQRGMLDDTLILWGGEFGRTPMGQGTGRDHHILAFNVFMAGGGVKPGFSYGATDELGYRAVEDVVHVHDLHATMLHLLGIDHKRLTVKFQGLDVRLTGIAGNLVKKVIA, encoded by the coding sequence ATGTTTCCCTTCGATCCCACGGCCCATGCGCTGAGTGTAAACCGGCGCGCGTTCTTGTCTCAATCCGCCTACGGATTGGGTGGCATGGCCTTGGCGGGATTGGTTTCTCAGGCTCAAGCGGGAGTGGCGGGGGCCATGCTGAAGCCGCATCTGCCAGTGAAAGCACGTCGGGTAATCTTTCTATGCATGGCAGGCGGCCCCTCGCATCTCGAAACATTCGATTGGAAGCCCCAGTTGAAGGCATTGGATGGCCAAGCCTTCCCTGAGTCTTTTACGAAGGGGCAGCAGCTGGCCCAGCTTCAGGGGGCCGAGTTGAAGGCACGAGGGGCTTTTTGTGAGTTCAAGCGTTGGGGGCAATCGGGACAGGAGATTTCGGAATTGTTTCCTAACCTAGGCGGAGTCGCGGATGATCTGTGCATCATTCGGTCCATGCAGACGGAGCAGATCAATCATGATACCGCTCATGCCTTCATGAATACGGGCAGCATCATCAAAGGGCGTCCCAGCATGGGGTCCTGGCTGCTTTATGGGCTGGGCTGTGACACGAGTGACCTGCCCGGCTTTGTGGTGCTGACCTCAGCGGGTAAAACGGGGCAGCAGCCTGTCTCCGCGCGGCAATGGTCCGCAGGCATTTTGCCGAGTAAATATCAGGGCATCCAGTTTCAGGCGAAGGGGCAACCGGTGCACTATCTGGGGAGTCCTGACGGTGTCTGCCAGAGCACCCAAAGGCAGGTGGTGGAGGAGATTCAGCGACTGAATGGGATGCTGGCCGAGGAAAAGCTAGACCCAGAAATCCAGACCCGGATCGCTCAATATGAGATGGCTTTTAAGATGCAGGCCAGCGTGCCTGAGCTGACGGATCTGAAAAGTGAGCCTCAGCATATTCTGGATCTCTACGGGGTGAAGGAGCCTGGGGATGGGAGTTTCGCATCGAATTGCCTGTTAGCTCGCCGGATGGCTGAGCGTGGGGTGCGGATGATCCAGCTTTATCACCGAGCCTGGGATCATCATGGCGGGATTGTGGATGGGATGAAAGCGGCGGCTCAAGATGTGGATCAGGCGTCCGCCGCATTGATCAAGGACTTGAAGCAGCGAGGCATGCTCGATGACACCCTCATTCTTTGGGGGGGCGAGTTTGGCCGCACGCCGATGGGGCAGGGGACCGGAAGAGATCACCACATCTTAGCTTTCAATGTGTTCATGGCAGGTGGTGGTGTGAAGCCAGGCTTCAGCTATGGGGCTACGGATGAACTTGGCTATCGTGCGGTGGAGGACGTGGTGCATGTCCATGACCTGCACGCCACCATGCTGCATTTACTTGGGATTGATCACAAACGTCTCACAGTGAAGTTCCAGGGGTTGGATGTCCGGCTGACGGGTATTGCCGGAAACTTGGTGAAGAAGGTTATCGCCTGA